GTTGAGCGCTACGGGGAGCGCCTAGCTTTCCTCAAGCCTGACTGCGGCTTCGGCGGGCTCAGGGGCTACCTCAAGGGGAGGGAGTACGAGGAGGTTGTGCTGAGGAAGATACGGGTTTTGGTAGAAGTGGCCTCTGAGCTCAAGGTGTAATGCTTGCCCTTAGAGCTGCTCAGGCTGCCTGAACCCGTGCCCTGCACTATAGTCAGGAGGAGGAACCGCTTCGTCGTCGAGGTCCAGGTAGCTGGCAGCGTGAGAGCTGCTAGCATCAACAACACGGGCAGGCTCCTCGACTACGTGGCCCAGGGTAGGCTGGGCTTCTGCTTCCCGAGGAGTGGTGGGCGGACGGATTACCGCCTCTTCGCGGTAGCGGAGGGTGAGGCAGCCGCCCTGATAGATACTCAGATGCAGATGAAAGCCTTCGAGTCCCTGCTGGGCCTGAAGGGAACAGTGTGGGAGCGTTGCCGCTTGCTCTCCAGGAGCCCCAGGGTCGGCGACTCGACGCTCGACTACCTTCTATCCTGCGGTGGCGACGAGATTTACACGGAGCTGAAGAGCGCAGTGCTTCGCGAAGGGCCTTACGCGATGTATCCGGACTGTCCGACGCTCAGAGGCAGGAGGCATATAAGAGAGCTGACCGAGCTTGCTAGGAGCGGCTGGAGAGCGCTCATCGTGTTCATCGCAGCGGCTCCCGGAGTCTCGGCGTTCAAGCCCTACGAGAGAGGCGACCCGGAGGTGGCGAGGCTCCTAAGGCAAGCTAAAGAGTCGGGAGTGCTGCTGAGAGCCGTGTCCATGCACTACGACCCCGCTCTCTCCGCAGTTGTCCTCGATAACCCCTCCTTACAGGTGCTTGTGTAGAGCTCTTCTTCAGCTTCTAGTCCCGCAGCCTGGGTCCCGCGCCGGTGCTCATCTCCCCCTTTGGCCGTTGCGGGCCTCTGGGGCCCGCCCTGCGGCCTCCTCGCGGGAGACCGGGGCGGGTCATGGGGTCGGCCGCCGCCCTTGGCGGTGGCCTACACCCCCTCCTTTCAGCGCCCCGTCGCCGGGGCGCATCCCCGGAGGGGGACCTCCCGGTTGGTAGCGGGGGTGGACCCTCGATCCCGCGCGCGGAGCACCCGGGCACCAGCGCCGAAGCGGCGAGGTCCCGGGAAGCGGGGCTCCGTGTGGGGCGGTTGTGTAGAATTCTTTAAGGGGGCTACTTATTGCTTGTGTGGGGTTTTTCGCTGCTAGCGGGTTTAGCTAGCTGTAGGGTTTGAGCGGTGGGGGGCTGCTGATTGTTGAAGGTTTTGGGTTGCTCGGCGGGAGGATGGCTGTCTACCCGGAGGGCAGGGTGCTGGTGATCAGCGGGGACAGGACGATAGCGGCGGAAACAGCGCTGCCGGTGAGGGCGGAGCGGGCTTTCAGCGTCGACTGCAGGGAGGTGCCCGGCGACGTTGTGGCGGCGGAGGTGAGGAGCGAGGGGGTGCTGGTGGTGAGGACGAGGGAGGGTGAGGAGCTCGTCCTCGGCGGTGAGGGGCTGGAGGCGCTTAAGCTCCCGCCTGCCGAGAAGTGGTGCGATTTCCCGTGCGGGGTGCTTGAAAAAGCTGCTAGAGCAATGGAGGGGGAGTGGGGTTTCGCGGGACTCGAGCTGGAGGGCGACTTGCTGACGGTGAGCTTCAACGGCTTGAGGTGGAGGGCGGTGCTGGGAGGCTGCAGCTGCAGCTTCAAAGCGGAGGTGAACGTGCACACGCTGAGGAAGATCCACGAGGTCTTCAGAGCCGCGGGGCTGAAGCCGGTGAGCGTAGCGTTCAACACCCTGGGGCGCACGGTGCTGATGAGGCTGAGGGGTGGGTGGCTCACCGTGTACACGGCTTTCGCCACGGGGTGAGTGGTGTGGAGAGGCTGGCGAGCGGCGAGGGCATGAGGGAGCTGCGTGAAGCTGGGGAGAAAGGCGGTATACTCCCCGGGGCATCGAGCCTAGAGGACGCCTACTGTGCTGCGGATCAGGCTACTGAGCGTAGAACTCCCTCACTGTAGCTGTGCTGCCTAGAGCTTTAGCGATGCTGTAGGCTCCCGAGAGAAGCAGCCCGGATGCAGCGGTGAGCGCGAAGAAGGGTGCACGAGGTATCGTGGAGAGTACTGCGAGGGCGATGGCTACCGACACTGCGCCGGCGATGCCCGCAACAACTCTGAACCTCGTCTCTTTCGGCACCTCCGCGTAAATGATTCTCGATGTTCCCGCCTCGGCTACGAACACGTGCCTGCGCGGGCCGTACACGTACTCGCAGATGTAAACAGGGACGTGGACGAGCCTCCTCTCGAAAGTTTTCTTCTCTACTAGCTTCGCAGCAGCTTGCTTGCCGAACCTTCGGGACAACCTGCGCGCAACCTCCTCCTCCGCCCTGCGCTCAGCGGCTCTATCTGCCTCCTCAGGAGGAATATCGGGGTTCAGGAGCACTCCTCCTCTCTGCTGCACGTAGCGGTAGCTGAAGTAAACCTTCCCCGCGGGGCTGAGCGTTAGCCGGCCGAGAGCGCTCTCCAGATCGCGCCTGAGCCCGGGTACGGAGACGATGGCTGTAGCGGTCTCTTCGCCTGCCTCCTCGGCGAAGCCCCGGGGGACTATACTCTCGGGAAGTATAGCCAGCGGTCTTAAGCGCACGTAGCTGCTCCCGCCCTGCACCGTGTACGCGAACACTCCGCTGATCTCGTAGAGCCAGTACGGGTGGAACTCTAAACGGCACCTAGATATCGTCGCTGAGGCGAAGAAATCGTTTGGCGTCTCGGGCATGCGGAGAGCCCACTGCGCGAAGATCTTGAACACCTCTCCAGGCTCGTAATTTATGCGCTCCATGAGGTGGTCGCCCACGCTTCCCTGTCTGGAGAAAGCTGTCCCGCAGCTAGGGCAGGTGAGGACGGATTCTCCTCTCCACTCGACCTCAGTCCCGCAGTAAGGGCACGGTAGCCTCCTCTCCGCGCTCACTTTCTCACCCTTCTCGCAGGCTTGTACGCGGTCCGAACCAGGAAGTAGACGCCGGCTAGCCCAAAGAAGAAGATTAGGATCGCAAGCTCGCCGAGCCCTACGCTCGTAAACGACTCTACCGCGGCCCCGGTCGCCAGGGAGAGTGCCCAGGATCCTGCTAGCGCCGCGGCGCGCCTCATGTTCGATAGGGGTGCCTCCGCAACTCTCGATGAGGCTTCGGGGCCCACAGCGGCACCTGCGAATAGGCCTTCAGGCCTGCGGTAAGTGAAGTACCAGTAGGGGACGAAGACCAGATGAATCCACTCCACGTTCACTTTCGGGTTGAACTCGTTCAGCACCACATCCTCAACGCTGCCGGGAGCCCTCGCCCTAGCTTCGGCTTTCGCTTTCTCAGCCAGGTTATCCTCGATCGTGTCGACCACTATGCTTGCAGCCCCCTCCTTCCCGATCTCCGGCGCCAGGATGAAGCCCGCCAGAGGCTTCGCTTCCTCGGCTGACAGCTCCTTCGGCTTGCTCAGCGCCCACGCGCTCCTGACCCACTCGGTGATCTCCTCCGCTCCGAAAATCTCCGCGTTGAGCCTAGCTATCACGGGCTCGATAGTTTTCGCGCTCACGGTTCCCGAGACACTCATCCTCCTACGCTCGCTGACCGTCTGCTTCCCATGCTGGCGGGTCACAACGTACGTCACGGTTGCTCTGTAGCTCGCCGCCCCCTCAGCGCCTGCAACCCACACAGGGACGTACCTCAGCTCCGCTGAAACAAGAGTTCCGCCGAGCCTGCCTGCAAGCCTCTCTACCGCGCTTCGCGGAGCTGGAGGCCAAGCGAGGATCTTCAAGACTCTCCCGTAAACGTCGCCCGCCCACCCACAGTAGGGACACACGTAGACTACTGTTTCCGGGCTGAGTTGGAGCGATGCCGCGCACTGGGGGCAGCGGAGCGAGACTGTGATCTCCAGCTCCTCGACGGGGAAGCCTATCTCCCTAAGCTTCCTCGAGAGGTCCAGCCGAATCCTGTCCCCGTGGAGCTCCGCGAAGTCTCTCCTCCCCAGCTCGTAGAGGAGGCTTGTCAGCACCTGCTCGAGCCCCGGCCGGGCAGGCCTAGCTGCAGCCGAGAGGTACACTAGCCTGCCGTCCCGCGTGGTGAGGGATACGAAAGCTGTCGCTGCTTGGCTTAAACCGCTAGGCGCCTGGCTCAGAGCCCCCACCCCTTCGGGCCTCCCTCGACGAGCCGTAAGCCGGCTTGCATAACCAATCCTGTGCTCTCTAACTAAAAACGGTTACTATTTTCCCGGGCGCCTCCGCTAGTTAGCGAGCATTGACCGGATAAAGCCCGCGTACGTTTTTCTCATGCTCTCGAGGAGCGCTGGATCCAGCCTCCCGTGAGGCGTGGGAGTCTCGAAGATCCGCTGGGGGAAGCTGACGTGGTCCGGGTCGAAGCCTAGCTCCACTTTGAGCCTGTACTTCTCGCGGTATATCTTCCGCCCGATCTCCGCGAGGTCGGAGGGGCTGAGGTCGTACCCCGCGATCTTGAGGGCTTCTGACACGACTTCGGGCTTGTAGACCTCGCGGGCGAACAGGCACACGACGAGGCTGGTCAGCACCTGCCTCCAGGCTTCCTCTTCGACCAGCTTCTGCACGAGCTCTTCGGGCTGAGGAGTCTTCCCTATTGTTTTCTGGTCGAGAGAGTAGCCAGCGCTGTCCAGGTGGCTGTGCCTTAAACCGAACGCGTAGTTCAGGTACGCTGCAGGGCCGGTGTGGTAGCCGGCCATCTCGTTCCCCCCGAAGGCTAGGGCGAACTCCCCCCCACCGTACTTCTCCGACGCGTGCGCCACCCCTCTCGCCAGCGCTTTGTAGAGCTCTGTCGGCTGCTCGACGATATTCTTCACGGCCTCGATGTAGGCGCTGTAGTCACCCCAGCGCAGCTCGACTCCCGCCAGGTCCTCCCTCGAGATCAACCCCTTCTCGTAAGCCTCCGTCGCCCACGCCAGCACTACGCCTGTGCTCATCGCGTCGAGGCCGTAAGCCTCGACCACGTCCAGCAAGCGCAGCATACCCTCAGGTTCTCTAGCCCCGAGCATCGCTCCAAGCGCGTAGATAGGCTCGTAGTCGTAGCCGATGAACGAGGTCTTGAAGAAGAACGGTTCCTCCTCGTAAGGCTCCCTGAGGGCGGCGAGGTGGATGCATGCAACGGGGCAGTGAGCGCAGGAGACTCTCCTGCCCAGGTAGTTCTCGGCAAGGTACTCTCCCGATATCTTATCTGCCGTGTCGAGCCTGCACTGCTTCAGGTTTAGTGAGGGGAGAGCTCCAAGCTCGTTCAGGTGCCTCACGTTCACCGGGGTTCCGATCTCGTGGTATTTCCGCATTAGCGGGCTCTCCGTTATCACCTTGAAGAGCTTGTCGTAAAGCTCCCGGTAAGCTCTCCGGTCAGCCACAGGGAGCGAGCTCTTGCCTGAGATGACGAGAGCTTTCAGCTTCTTGCTGCCGAATACTGCCCCGAGCCCCAGGCGGCCGAAGTGCCTGTAAGTCTCCGTTACGACGCACGCGTAGCTTACCAGCTTCTCGCCGGCTTTACCTATCCTCATTATTGCTCTCAAACCGCTCCCTGGCTCTGCCTCCCTGAGTATCCTGCCCACGGTATGGCTGCTAGTCATCCCCCACAGCGCGCGGGCATCGCGGAAGTAGACCCTCCTCCCGTGGACGGAGACCCAAACGGGGATGTCGCTCGCCCCCTTAATCACGATGGCCCCGTATCCCGCTAGCCTGATGGCGATCGCGCTCCTACCGCCGGCGTGGCTCTCCCCCAAGTTGCCCGTGTGAGGGCTCCTGAACATCGCGACGGTCTTCGAAGCTGTCGGGAATAAGCCGTTGAGCGGCCCCACAGCGAAAACGATAACGTTGTCGGGGCTCAGCGGGTCGGCGCCGCGCGGGAGCTCCTCCTCGAGGAGCTTAGTGGCTACGCCTGTGCCACCGATATACTCCTCGAAGATGTCCCTCCGCTCCTCAACCCAGTACTTCTTGCTGGAGAGATCGATGTAGAGGACGTTTCTAAGCGGGTCGCTGAGCAGCATCCCCCTCACCCCCTTAAGGCCAGTACCCCGTATGGGCAGTAGCCGATGCAGAAGCCGCAATGGACGCAGATTATCGGTTTGTTCATCTCATCGTCCCACATCACGGCTCCTATGGGGCAGGCGCCGCGGCAGTTACCGCAGCCTATGCACTTCGAGGGGTTTAGGATTACTCCCCCGCCAGCTCTCCTCACGAGCGCTCCCGTGGGGCAGGCCGCCGCGCAAGAAGGATCTTCGCAAGCCCTGCAGACGATAACCCTGTACCCGCGCTCCACGCCCCCGATGCTGGAGACGTGGATGGCCGACCTCGATAACCCTCCTTCGCTGAACCTGCGGGAGCAGGCGAACATGCAGGACATGCAGCCCACACACTTCTCAACATCTGTTACGTTGAGCCTAGGCATGCCGGCCAGAAAACCGCGAGGGTAGAATATCTACCTTTCATTATCATATTTGTTCTGAACCGCTGAGCTTTAATACTACACTTTTGCAATTATTGCTTGCATGCAGAGTGACCTGCTTCTCAGAGTAGAGCCTGCTAGGGTAAACACGACCCTCGATGTCATCGCCGAGAGAATGTGGGAGGCCCAGTCCCCGGTAATTCCTGTAGTGGATGAGGAGCAGCGCCTCCTCGGCGTGGTATCCATATTCTCGATACTCAGGACGAGGCTGCAGCCCACCACGAAAGCGAAGTCCGTCGTCGAGAAAGTTCCCGCCGTGGAGGACCCCTCCGATACCCTCGCGGTGGCCAGGCTTTTCGTCAAGACAGGATTCCCCGGACTGCCCGTAGTGCAGGGCGGGAAAGTCGCCGGCGTCATCTCCGCCAGGAGCGTTATCCGAGCCCTCTCGCTGAGAGCGGGCGTCCCGAGCCGGCACCTAGCCTACCCGCTACAGCCTTTAAGCCCCGAGGACACTGTGGAGAAAGCGAGGAAGCTTCTCGCCGATGTCGGGCTTCGGCTCGTGCCTGTTGCAAGTCGGGGGAGGCTTGAGGGGGTGGTTCGCGTCTACGACCTTGCGAGGTTCCTTTACGGGACGCCGCTCCGCAGGGGTAAGCTTGGTGAGGTTGGAGGCGATGCTGAGTACTTTCTTGACCAGCCGGTGAAGAAGGTCATGGTGGAGC
This region of Thermofilum sp. genomic DNA includes:
- a CDS encoding aldehyde ferredoxin oxidoreductase family protein — translated: MLLSDPLRNVLYIDLSSKKYWVEERRDIFEEYIGGTGVATKLLEEELPRGADPLSPDNVIVFAVGPLNGLFPTASKTVAMFRSPHTGNLGESHAGGRSAIAIRLAGYGAIVIKGASDIPVWVSVHGRRVYFRDARALWGMTSSHTVGRILREAEPGSGLRAIMRIGKAGEKLVSYACVVTETYRHFGRLGLGAVFGSKKLKALVISGKSSLPVADRRAYRELYDKLFKVITESPLMRKYHEIGTPVNVRHLNELGALPSLNLKQCRLDTADKISGEYLAENYLGRRVSCAHCPVACIHLAALREPYEEEPFFFKTSFIGYDYEPIYALGAMLGAREPEGMLRLLDVVEAYGLDAMSTGVVLAWATEAYEKGLISREDLAGVELRWGDYSAYIEAVKNIVEQPTELYKALARGVAHASEKYGGGEFALAFGGNEMAGYHTGPAAYLNYAFGLRHSHLDSAGYSLDQKTIGKTPQPEELVQKLVEEEAWRQVLTSLVVCLFAREVYKPEVVSEALKIAGYDLSPSDLAEIGRKIYREKYRLKVELGFDPDHVSFPQRIFETPTPHGRLDPALLESMRKTYAGFIRSMLAN
- a CDS encoding CBS domain-containing protein, translated to MQSDLLLRVEPARVNTTLDVIAERMWEAQSPVIPVVDEEQRLLGVVSIFSILRTRLQPTTKAKSVVEKVPAVEDPSDTLAVARLFVKTGFPGLPVVQGGKVAGVISARSVIRALSLRAGVPSRHLAYPLQPLSPEDTVEKARKLLADVGLRLVPVASRGRLEGVVRVYDLARFLYGTPLRRGKLGEVGGDAEYFLDQPVKKVMVEPGRVVRLDLAPSPEDIAEGAVVVNEREEVVGVISPYLLLRRLFPAVEEAGLPVRVEGIDEKVDLIAQRLIYRRCVEVARDVSRRARLLELSLVLKPRDKGGERRRYEVFATVKLDVDIFSAKAEAWDPVQAVYDALDSVYKSFSKAKERRRDRKIDFARLRKTLGF
- a CDS encoding 4Fe-4S binding protein, which encodes MPRLNVTDVEKCVGCMSCMFACSRRFSEGGLSRSAIHVSSIGGVERGYRVIVCRACEDPSCAAACPTGALVRRAGGGVILNPSKCIGCGNCRGACPIGAVMWDDEMNKPIICVHCGFCIGYCPYGVLALRG
- the sfsA gene encoding DNA/RNA nuclease SfsA gives rise to the protein MPLELLRLPEPVPCTIVRRRNRFVVEVQVAGSVRAASINNTGRLLDYVAQGRLGFCFPRSGGRTDYRLFAVAEGEAAALIDTQMQMKAFESLLGLKGTVWERCRLLSRSPRVGDSTLDYLLSCGGDEIYTELKSAVLREGPYAMYPDCPTLRGRRHIRELTELARSGWRALIVFIAAAPGVSAFKPYERGDPEVARLLRQAKESGVLLRAVSMHYDPALSAVVLDNPSLQVLV